Part of the Ctenopharyngodon idella isolate HZGC_01 chromosome 8, HZGC01, whole genome shotgun sequence genome, caacaaaacaaacacgcccctACCCAATAGGATTGCACCCCTATCTTGATAGCGCTGCCTTCAAATTCACGAACACACTATGCAACAGAcacctcccccatcatgagtgtatacgcaccttactgctgattggttacaagtgtgttttggtgctcggTTCGATctactttcaacagcgtttctcagaaatcgcttactgcacctttaaacatAATGTAAGAAAgaacaaacaattatttttaaagggggaaatgtgatttgaaacaaaagtgagggacagttcatccaaaaattaacatcatttactcacccttatgttgttccaaacctgtatgatgttTCTGTcttcttttgaacacaaaagaagatattttaaagaatgctggtaaccagacagttgacggtagccgttgacttccatagtattttttttttccttctatggaagtcaatggctaccgtctgGTTACCATCATTCTGAATATAcaaattttgaatatttttgatatattttttttatatttttaaaggtatgttttattttaaaatttcttttgCATTACATCCAAAACATATTATCATAGTTCAGTCATGGGGACACAAACAGATGACAGGCTGTTTGAGCTCCTGTACCATTTTCAGACTTGCATATTAagtttttcttttacagaattgcAGTATCAGATGGTTATGGAACATGAACATTCTCCAAAAGGTAGGATGTATTTTATCAGGCCTCATTTTTCATAACCATATTCATATACTAGGAAATAGGAAAGAtctaatttattcattatttcttAACCTGTATTGTTGTTTACTGCTAACTGACAGCCGTGTGATCCACACAGAGTCCATATGGTCCGACAGTCATTCCTCAAAATCCTGCAGCGAGGGTTCAGCCGGGAAGAATTCCCAGTGTGGATTCCTTAGGTATGTACTGTTTCATCTCTGATTATTTGACCTTACTTAACCAAATAAATCACACATTCTCCTGCTGTGACCCGCTCCAGCTCAGAGGAGGTGTCCGGGGCGGGAGGAGGAGGTGCAGTCACATCGCTGCTGCCGCTCAGGATCACCTGCAGTCCGTCCCAGCATCCCCGAACCCCCACACTGAGGGAGTGTGAGGTCATCATCCAGCAGCTCTATCACGCCAACACCTCGCAGTATCAGGAGGTCAGGAGTGCTTCTTCTTGTCTGTTCTCATTTATGTATTCACACTTGACGCTCATGTTCACTCACTCAGCTGCTGCGGATCAAGACGCTCCTCAGAGACATCGCCTCTAAAAGCAAATCGTCTGCTGAAGTTTTCTCTCTCGCAACGGCCTGCCTCTGTGACAACAGCAGGTGCACGATTATTCTGCAGAGTAAAGCTCAGGGAAACTGGCAAGAAATATCctggtcatatttcaccctaaaatctaaagaaagaaataagaaattatatatacagtgcacagcataaatgagtacaccccctctgaacaaatacaaaagatgtattttctttatgatcactaatacaattcatggaaagatggcaaaactaaaatgtattaaacatatacataataaaaactgagaaatatatgtcattaatagccataaaataaataaattagccaattttgtttaaattaaggatcgcagaaatgagtacaccctagatttaattcaataaatgtataatattctagtacttagtatgctctccataattttaaatatgcTGCTCTGAGCCTTATTGGCatggagtgtacaagttcatgacaaattgtcacatctgtcctgtttaactcctagatgatgagctccttaaatgtcctgatctttaatggggagtgttgctcaacttgtttctacagaatcccccacaggtgctcaagagtgttaagattgagtgcaatacatgtccacagaaggtttttcaccttgggagaatgcatatcctcattgtcatgttgaaaaaatgcccaacaatgcagggaatgaggaaagggtaacatcttttgtttcaagtttgtgtattgaattacacagtggtgtgggaattcatgacagcattgataaagcacaattccctcacaccttcagcattcatacatccctatataagagctttactaccactgaactttactgtgggaaccaggcacttctcactgtactcacTCTAGCAACAcaataacattttggatgctgttagatccaaaatgattgatttggtctcatgagaccagagtactGATTCCCAGattctatattttgtaaatgtgggctttggaaatggctaactgactttattgtgctttggctacagtaggtagttccagtgagaacaacaaccatgcatgtcatttctgcaggctgcatcttactctgtgagataaacagtcactcttttcatagcttttgctggctctgagacaatcgcttggtatttctcctgctctttgtctagcaaaaaaatccctcatcactaaatgaaagcttaaaatgaaggcctgattatttcaggggccttgtcacaagtccattgtttttgaatttctgtgttacttttgctatattttcacacttaaaacaatgatttggtaatcctcttgtaccactgtcctcttttgtgctaagaaataagtctcttgACAGTCCTCTCCCAAGtgcttccattgttgtcagcgttaagtctgagaatgattcagtgggctatataacacttttaattgtcaagaaattacttctctttaaatggttttggttcaacatacttaccagATTAACTGctaagtttaaccatcatagagaaattgtattatttagaCAAGTTGTGTCTTGCCAATTAgcacattcaaatgattttaaacGTGGAAGAAGAGGTGAAAATTGGGACTCACACACTGTTATCTGTGCTCGCAGCCCACATACCCGAAGCGCGAACACCgaattgatttctctttcgtGTTTACTTGCGCTTGAAAAATTATAACCTTAAGTATTCTCTcagttatgtcataagtgaacagttgagaaagagtGTCAGTATATTCAGtccgtgcattcggtcttaaagtgacagcagcctaatattcttgctgttgtctgtgtcattagttaataaaataaaataaaaaaacatcatcatcatcatctaccatgttcgagagaaaagaagacagtgaggagagcagtcaggaggaaagtgaCAGCTATTAGGATAAGTGTGCTGCGTGaagtgtgagtaccaagcaGCATCTCCAGGTGTTCCCTTGAGAACCAAAACGTTATgtgtgcgtatatatatatatatatatatatatatatatatatatatattagtatatattaggggtgtaacagaatatattatatatattaggggtgtacaCAGAAGTCATGGTTCGGTGAGCGCAGAAAGACGCGTTCGATGCGTGTGCATTCGTCGCGTACATCTAatggactttgttttcaagcGCTCAAGTCATTCGCATAGGCGCTGTTCtttttctgctgtttttctTGTTGTgatggttagcaaacagcgttgtaTTACCGcgtgcgcccccttctggattggagtgtggattacccatgactgactgtattcgtcatcTGATTGCGTGCACTGAACCGTGGTTCAGGACAaaatactgttacacccctaacatatatatataagcacaATTGGAAGTGTACATAATGCAGACtctgattttaataataataattaaaaaaacactgaacaggattgtcatgaaaataatctaATGTCATGAAAAAATCCTTTTGGGGGGGGGAGTgtgattaatttttatatatatatatatttttaatgtttttaaaaataatttttcttttacaaaattaacaaactatattatatatatactaaatctcagtttacatttttttaaaataatcatttaaattgtaaagcACAGTTGGAACTATAATTAATGCATACTatgactttaataataataatgctaataataataataattcattgttTCTGAACAGGAATGTCATGAAAattaataatgcaaaaaaatgctcCTAAAACAGGCCTTATTTAGTTTATCCAATATAATTTTCTTCTTTGGGTGAAATTtgacctggacatgttcttGTAAGATTCACATTTAATAATATCATGATATTATTCTATTTACCTATTCAGAATCAATCTGTAAAATCATTTGCACATTCTGATTCTCTTTTAGGGGTGAGGTTTTTGAGCATTTACCAAAACTACCTCTCAAACCACTGCCAAAGAAACAGTAGGTTGACTTCTCTATTTATATCACCACAGACATTCTGAAACTATCTGAatcacttttttaaattttcaccCCAGGTACTCGAGTCAAGCCGGTAGAGGAGAAACTGTGATTCTACCAGCCATCAAACGCAATTCAAGCAGCACCATGTCAGAGCGGCAGAGGAGAGCGCAAGACGTGCACAGAATGCGTCTCAGAAGAACTGTGAACTCTTGACCCGCTGCTGCTAATGAAGTGGAACGTGACCTTTACACACTTCTTTCATTGTGCCATCATGTCGGGTTTTTTTTCACTCATGAAAATGCTCAAACATACAGTATCGTGGTCTGTTTTTTATGTCACTCTCTCTAGAGGAAAggtcaaaaatatgtattttcccTCACCACAGAAACCTACACATGAGGAAAGAGTGAGCGGCTGCTGATCATGTTTGAGTCCCTAATGAACTAAATAAGAAACTTTCCAGAGAAGCAGCCAAATGTCAAAGATGAGACGAGAGCTAAGCTGCCCATCCTTCCACAGGAAGATCCGTAAACTCAGAGACAGAAACAGACACAATATATACATCAAAGCTTTAAATCAAATCTCTTATAAGAACTTTTTACCTTGATTTGAAGTGTGACATTTCCTTGATAACaaatctctttaaataaatgcaccaCCAACATTTTATGACGTGTTTTTGACTAGTTCTTGTTTCTAAAACTGTTCTCAAGGAATCAGAGGTTGTTTGCACCAAAGGTCAGAGAGTTTGGGCCTATTCCTGGACACATGCAGTGTTTCTTTTTTCATAGTGTGTCCTGTTGGATCTCTAACTGACGGCTACAACTACCCGTTGGATCGCTGCCCGGGATCCCAGCAGACACCACATAGTATTACTCTGTTTAAGAGCCTTATTAACTAATGGGTTTTAGAGGACACTATCTCATTCAATTCAACCCAGTTCAATTCAGTGTTGGGTTTCCTTGTTTTGTGTGGACTTTTCattgacataatgatttttatactgtacaaatggtgtattctatcccctaaacctaaacctacccatcacagaaaactttctgcatttttacatattaaaaaacGTCACTCAGTGTGATTTATAAACCGTTTTCCTCATGGAGAtcaaaaaaatgtccccacaagataaaaaatgacagatattactatctttgtggggacataaATGTACAAGACTGTAGGCATCTTCAAAATTGATACTCAGCAACTAATAAACACCTGTGGTACAGCGAGTGAGGCAACGGGTCAGATAGGCTGTTTAAGGAGGTAAATGCAGGTAAACGTCCGCAGCCCTAGCAAAGCATCAACGGGTGTTGACCAAATGACTTAAGGTAATAAGATAATTGAGGAAGGTATTATTAGATAAGCAATGAAGAAAGGAAAAGGGTTCTTCAGACAAAGCATCTTATCTTCTCAGAAACGTAGCTTACAGGGTGACGTCCCACATGCAACATTAGTATAAAAGAGCTGGGCTTCCTCTGCAGCAGGATTGGACTCGTTGAGTTCAGTTTGCACGACTCTCTCTTTCAGTTGATCTCTGTGTTGTAAACTCAGCAGTGTGATCATGTTGGCATCACGGGCATTCCTCGCCAAGCAGGCCGCAGCGATGCTGGTGCGCCAACCCGCCTGCCTGGTGCATCATGGGGGAGACTGGGGGAACTGGGGCAACACCAACATCGCTGTGGTAAGAATACAAAATGCCACACACACGTAAACTGACACGGTACTGAGTTTCTGTTTGGTTCTGAATATGTGACTGGATCTGCTCTTGAAGGTTTTCTCAGGCTGCGGTTGGTGGGATGGAACTGACGTCCATGAGGCTGCGTAGTGAGTATACTTCAAAACATCATTTGGTCTTCTtaaaaacatccttaaaacaagctaCATTTGCagtaacgctttacaataaggtcttgTTTGGTAACATACACTAACAAcgagcaatatatatatattttacagcatttattaacctttaacTAAGTTAAATtagcattaactaagattattaaatgttttagttaactaatgttaaacctatttatatgtttataatGTATGGATCTGTGTTAGGGTTattatgtaagggataatgtacagtcacctggtcattatcacaaaataaactctGACAGGGTCATCAGGACTTTACCCGGAAGGGGtttatttagaaataataaCTGCACA contains:
- the LOC127518125 gene encoding coiled-coil domain-containing protein 74B isoform X2; the protein is MSTSNLPPLRNLPSWSRVRDLDRVRYPRLLSSDYMVRSPPVDIRSPKAAAQVQARTDAHDTRIASLEKDILFLQQQHKDTLERLHAEMEDLKRVNKELQYQMVMEHEHSPKESIWSDSHSSKSCSEGSAGKNSQCGFLSSEEVSGAGGGGAVTSLLPLRITCSPSQHPRTPTLRECEVIIQQLYHANTSQYQELLRIKTLLRDIASKSKSSAEVFSLATACLCDNSRGEVFEHLPKLPLKPLPKKQYSSQAGRGETVILPAIKRNSSSTMSERQRRAQDVHRMRLRRTVNS
- the LOC127518125 gene encoding coiled-coil domain-containing protein 74B isoform X1, which produces MMADGISLMEMSSTMSTSNLPPLRNLPSWSRVRDLDRVRYPRLLSSDYMVRSPPVDIRSPKAAAQVQARTDAHDTRIASLEKDILFLQQQHKDTLERLHAEMEDLKRVNKELQYQMVMEHEHSPKESIWSDSHSSKSCSEGSAGKNSQCGFLSSEEVSGAGGGGAVTSLLPLRITCSPSQHPRTPTLRECEVIIQQLYHANTSQYQELLRIKTLLRDIASKSKSSAEVFSLATACLCDNSRGEVFEHLPKLPLKPLPKKQYSSQAGRGETVILPAIKRNSSSTMSERQRRAQDVHRMRLRRTVNS